In one window of Zingiber officinale cultivar Zhangliang chromosome 11A, Zo_v1.1, whole genome shotgun sequence DNA:
- the LOC122031040 gene encoding probable receptor-like protein kinase At2g42960, which yields MSSDSSLHAELTQKTPVLGLRLWVIIGICIGVLIVFILSILSIWVASKRKTKRSFDTLPISQIPNVSKEITVDRVGKQSVAQTLQDREGPFFLPQDKFSDMDSGKTLAQLTMSKSSDADNMSQSSSIYHNDRAGSSYSGDEGSSGLTRKTYSGYALVSASPLVGLPESSHLGWGHWFTLRDLELATNRFSKENVLGEGGYGVVYRGRLINGSEVAVKKLLNNLGQAEKEFRVEVEAIGHVRHKNLVRLLGYCIEGIHRMLVYEYVNNGNLEQWLHGAMHQHAVLSWENRMKIILGTAKALAYLHEAIEPKVVHRDIKSSNILIDDECNAKISDFGLAKLLGSDKSYVATRVMGTFGYVAPEYANTGLLNEKSDVYSFGVLLLETVTGRDPVDYSRPANEVNLVEWLKMMVGNRRAEEVVDPNLEVKPAIRVLKRTLLVALRCVDPDSDKRPKMGQVVRMLEADEVPYREDRRNRRHQAGNMEIESRNYSSSDQETSVGMRSYQTSERF from the exons ATGTCATCTGATAGCTCATTGCACGCAGAATTAACACAAAAGACGCCAGTTTTGGGTCTGAGACTTTGGGTTATCATTGGCATTTGCATTGGTGTTTTGATCGTCTTCATTCTCTCCATCTTGTCCATATGGGTGGCATCCAAGAGAAAGACAAAGAGGTCTTTTGACACCTTGCCGATCTCACAAATACCAAATGTCTCAAAGGAAATCACGGTCGACAGAGTTGGTAAACAGTCCGTTGCTCAAACTCTTCAGGACAGGGAAGGTCCTTTCTTCCTCCCGCAAGACAAATTCAGTGATATGGATTCGGGAAAGACACTTGCACAATTGACCATGAGCAAGTCGAGTGATGCGGATAACATGAGTCAGTCAAGCTCAATATACCACAATGACAGGGCTGGGAGTTCATATTCTGGTGATGAAGGAAGCTCAGGACTGACTAGGAAAACTTATTCCGGATATGCACTCGTTTCTGCATCTCCTTTAGTTGGACTACCAGAGTCCTCACATCTAGGATGGGGTCACTGGTTTACTCTAAGGGATCTTGAGCTTGCTACAAATCGTTTCTCCAAAGAGAATGTTCTTGGGGAGGGTGGATATGGAGTTGTTTATCGGGGCCGTTTAATAAATGGATCTGAGGTTGCTGTCAAGAAACTTCTAAACAATCT GGGGCAGGCAGAGAAGGAGTTCAGAGTGGAAGTAGAAGCCATTGGTCATGTTCGACACAAGAATCTAGTGAGGCTTTTGGGATATTGTATTGAAGGAATTCATAG GATGCTTGTGTATGAGTATGTTAATAATGGCAATTTAGAGCAGTGGCTACATGGAGCCATGCATCAACATGCTGTACTCAGTTGGGAGAATCGCATGAAGATTATCCTTGGCACGGCTAAGGC GCTTGCATATCTACACGAAGCAATTGAACCAAAAGTTGTGCATCGAGATATCAAATCAAGTAATATCTTGATTGATGATGAATGTAATGCAAAGATATCTGATTTTGGATTGGCCAAGCTCCTGGGTTCGGATAAAAGTTACGTTGCAACTAGAGTTATGGGAACATTTGG GTATGTGGCTCCTGAATATGCTAACACTGGTCTTCTAAACGAGAAGAGTGATGTTTATAGCTTTGGAGTGCTGTTACTGGAGACAGTTACTGGTAGGGATCCTGTAGATTACAGCAGGCCAGCAAATGAG GTGAATTTAGTTGAGTGGCTTAAAATGATGGTTGGGAATAGAAGGGCTGAAGAAGTCGTGGATCCGAATCTTGAGGTGAAACCAGCTATACGAGTGCTTAAGCGCACCCTTTTGGTTGCGCTAAGATGTGTCGACCCTGATTCTGATAAGAGACCCAAGATGGGTCAGGTTGTTCGAATGCTCGAAGCAGATGAAGTTCCATATCGTGAG GACCGGAGAAACAGAAGGCACCAGGCAGGAAACATGGAGATAGAATCCCGCAACTACAGTTCAAGTGATCAAGAAACTAGTGTTGGAATGCGAAGCTATCAAACTTCTGAAAGGTTTTAG